Proteins encoded in a region of the Triticum dicoccoides isolate Atlit2015 ecotype Zavitan chromosome 3A, WEW_v2.0, whole genome shotgun sequence genome:
- the LOC119270845 gene encoding uncharacterized protein LOC119270845 codes for MPEHGNGHFEKEFYNLANLQHQNIVRLVGYCHESRLEFLPHNETRVLAEVTKSALCFEFMENGSLNSYLFDEFNGHDWHMRYTIIKGICNGLKYLHEELKPPIFHLDLKPANILLDKNMIPKIADFGLSRFFNEEKSHITNSPIGTFGYLPPEFINQNIISNKLDIFSLGVVIIKIMAGPEGYSKTAEMLSEQFIDIVHGNWRNRLQSAASEDLLESYSEQVKRCIVVALSCVEDDRQKRPTIGDIVNMLTETETLENYHGALIDQMSTCMVKDTELIDVYPLQLHFSFRPNKFISCPFHVTNNMDDQHVSVRCVPKLPEAGHYLSDIFGIVPPRSTHTFVVRMKEVQEPPANMDLLDIVVETILGKVLSSDDRFETYFKDAREENSRGFREVALKAVCATMREKTKSEVILHDGDYNRLRSMDVHPTQPWILAAYARRLVIWNYKTQTRMMEREFSGVEDWTVKFLAQSMEQLVMVGDSNGYILVYECMSMKRVKKFRAHGGMVTSFAVHPTQPFVLSASHDKRIKLWNWEKGWECIRTFTGHSNWVNQVKFNPHDNNTFASASSDGTVKIWRIFSPTHFISLNCEERQCCVEYYPTGDDQQHYMVTGSKHGTARIWDLETQTCIREIKGLSRYNEVGVIDCHPDRPAVLVTVSEHYGVSLHDSTTYRCERTIHFGLGEVVCFAYIKDIRSLTIGHMSGVAIVQIDEFSNNVLPPAR; via the exons ATGCCAGAACATGGCAATGGGCATTTTGAAAAGGAGTTTTACAATCTTGCAAATCTGCAACACCAGAACATTGTGCGGTTAGTTGGTTATTGCCATGAAAGCCGACTagaattcttgccgcacaatgaaaCAAGGGTTCTTGCTGAGGTGAcgaagagtgcgctttgctttgagTTTATGGAAAATGGAAGCCTTAACAGCTATCTTTTTG ATGAATTTAATGGACATGATTGGCATATGCGCTACACTATAATCAAGGGTATATGCAATGGTTTGAAGTACCTTCATGAGGAACTGAAGCCTCCTATTTTTCATTTGGATCTAAAACCAGCAAACATATTGCTGGATAAGAATATGATCCCGAAAATTGCAGATTTCGGATTGTCCAGATTCTTCAACGAAGAAAAATCCCACATCACCAATAGTCCTATAGGAACATT TGGGTACTTACCACCGGAGTTTATAAATCAGAACATAATCTCAAATAAGCTGGATATATTCAGCTTAGGTGTTGTAATCATAAAGATAATGGCAGGACCCGAAGGCTACTCCAAAACTGCTGAAATGCTGTCCGAGCAATTTATTGATATC GTACATGGGAATTGGAGGAATAGGCTACAATCAGCGGCATCCGAGGATTTGTTGGAGTCGTATTCTGAACAAGTTAAGAGATGCATCGTGGTTGCTTTGAGTTGTGTGGAGGATGATCGACAGAAAAGGCCAACTATAGGGGATATTGTTAATATGCTAACTGAGACAGAGACACTAGAAAACTATCATGGGGCATTAATTGACCAG ATGAGCACTTGCATGGTCAAGGACACAGAACTGATAGATGTCTATCCCCTCCAGCTCCACTTCTCTTTCCGTCCGAACAAGTTTATCTCCTGCCCATTTCATGTAACTAACAACATGGATGATCAGCATGTGTCCGTTAGGTGTGTCCCAAAACTCCCGGAGGCAGGCCATTATCTGAGCGACATCTTCGGTATTGTGCCACCAAGGTCCACACATACATTCGTTGTAAGGATGAAAGAAGTACAGGAGCCACCGGCCAACATGGACCTGCTTGACATAGTTGTAGAGACTATCCTAGGGAAAGTACTGTCCTCGGATGATCGGTTTGAGACGTATTTTAAGGACGCTAGAGAAGAAAACAGCCGTGGATTTCGTGAGGTGGCCCTAAAGGCCGTCTGTGCAACAATGCGTGAGAAGACAAAATCTGAG GTCATACTTCATGATGGTGATTACAATAGACTAAGGTCAATGGATGTGCACCCTACACAGCCTTG GATTTTGGCAGCCTATGCCAGACGACTTGTCATTTGGAACTACAAGACCCAG ACAAGAATGATGGAGCGTGAATTCTCTGGTGTAGAAGATTGGACCGTTAAGTTCCTCGCACAGTCGATGGAGCAATTGGTCATGGTGGGTGATAGCAACGGGTACATCCTTGTGTATGAATGTATGTCTATGAAGAGAGTCAAGAAATTTAGAGCTCACGGCGGTATGGTCACATCATTTGCCGTTCACCCGACTCAACCATTTGTGCTGTCGGCATCTCACGACAAACGGATCAAGCTTTGGAACTGGGAGAAGGGGTGGGAGTGCATTCGGACATTCACTGGGCACTCGAACTGGGTGAACCAAGTCAAGTTTAATCCGCATGACAACAACACTTTTGCCAGTGCTTCCAGTGACGGCACAGTGAAG ATTTGGAGAATTTTTTCTCCCACTCATTTCATCAGCCTCAACTGCGAAGAGAGACAGTGCTGTGTTGAGTACTATCCCACGGGTGATGATCAGCAGCACTACATGGTTACAGGATCAAAACATGGGACGGCACGC ATCTGGGATTTGGAAACACAGACATGTATCCGTGAAATCAAGGGGCTCAGCCGATACAACGAAGTTGGTGTGATCGATTGCCACCCAGATCGTCCAGCAGTGTTGGTTACCGTGTCAGAGCACTATGGTGTTTCTCTCCACGACTCCACAACCTACAG